In Gemmatimonadaceae bacterium, one genomic interval encodes:
- a CDS encoding alkaline phosphatase family protein, with amino-acid sequence MTDRRSHPRAGPWMRWYYSAKYHLFEREKRPRDGRRGLIMLQVDALAYADLQRALERGLCPTIERLLRDDQFTLRRWFCGLPSATPYCQAGIFHGENHGIPAFRFYDKPARKVITCNAPHGVQYIRDRIKSPGGLAGGSSYVNLLDGDADTVAFTVATREKMSVYERLGGTRMALLMVLHPVRIARMLVQGVFEYLLEEWERLRGELAGRVTHSEGIFPFIRILSNVIIRELQTMAILLDVYLGVPIIYSTFMQYDELAHHFGPSSKQALGDLRRTDARISEIWRMARLAGGRGYDLVILSDHGMTPAQSYRVKFGESLGATVQRVLDGDVLASHSEASEYADIGPEVIEAFALITPAARQGTRRALRRTRDWLRSRYGIREIIIPEKYRVAARHDLVVTYSSCLALVYFASVERQLDLSEILSEPKWRALYDALLAHPGIGLVATRDSGEVYVQSRTGRALLKDGGVKTLEGRNPLEPYGTEVYVVNAIVELVTQPNAGDCVLFGDYDGNEIVSFDDQIGAHGSAGGDQVYPFLIAPRWLDVENAVMENARDMHRVVLSRYPRAVSD; translated from the coding sequence GTGACCGACCGGCGTTCGCATCCGCGGGCAGGTCCATGGATGCGCTGGTATTATTCCGCCAAGTATCACCTTTTCGAGCGCGAAAAGAGGCCTCGTGATGGCCGCCGCGGGCTCATCATGCTTCAGGTTGATGCCCTGGCATACGCCGATCTGCAGCGAGCGCTCGAGCGCGGGCTCTGCCCGACAATCGAGCGTCTGCTGCGCGACGACCAGTTCACACTTCGACGATGGTTCTGCGGGCTTCCTTCGGCAACGCCGTATTGCCAGGCGGGAATCTTCCACGGAGAGAACCACGGAATTCCTGCATTCCGGTTTTATGACAAGCCGGCGAGAAAAGTGATCACCTGCAATGCGCCCCACGGCGTACAGTACATCCGCGACAGGATCAAATCACCGGGAGGGCTCGCCGGCGGTTCGAGCTATGTAAATCTCCTCGATGGCGACGCGGACACCGTTGCATTCACGGTCGCGACACGGGAAAAAATGTCCGTGTACGAACGACTTGGGGGTACCCGCATGGCCCTGCTGATGGTCCTGCATCCCGTTCGCATTGCGAGAATGCTGGTTCAAGGTGTCTTCGAGTATCTGCTCGAGGAATGGGAGCGGCTGCGTGGAGAACTGGCGGGCCGCGTCACGCACTCCGAAGGAATTTTTCCCTTCATCCGCATTCTCAGCAACGTCATTATTCGCGAGCTGCAGACGATGGCGATACTGCTGGATGTCTATCTGGGCGTCCCGATCATCTACAGCACCTTCATGCAATACGATGAGCTTGCCCATCACTTCGGTCCGTCGAGCAAGCAGGCGCTCGGAGACCTTCGCCGCACTGACGCCCGGATTTCGGAGATCTGGAGAATGGCCCGGCTTGCCGGTGGTCGCGGCTATGATCTTGTAATACTGTCCGATCACGGAATGACTCCGGCGCAGAGCTACCGTGTGAAGTTTGGTGAGTCGCTGGGCGCGACCGTACAGCGCGTTCTCGACGGCGACGTACTTGCCAGTCATTCAGAAGCAAGCGAGTACGCCGACATCGGTCCCGAAGTCATCGAAGCGTTTGCGCTCATCACCCCCGCTGCGCGACAAGGAACGAGACGCGCCCTGAGGCGCACCCGTGACTGGCTCCGCAGCCGCTACGGAATCAGGGAAATCATCATCCCCGAGAAGTATCGTGTCGCCGCCCGTCACGACCTCGTAGTCACGTACAGTTCCTGCCTCGCCCTCGTCTATTTTGCGAGCGTCGAGCGTCAGCTCGATCTCAGCGAGATTCTGAGCGAGCCGAAATGGCGAGCACTTTACGATGCACTTCTCGCGCACCCGGGAATCGGACTGGTTGCAACCCGTGACTCAGGCGAGGTCTACGTCCAGAGCAGAACAGGCAGGGCACTTTTGAAAGACGGAGGCGTCAAAACCCTGGAGGGACGCAATCCGCTCGAGCCGTACGGAACCGAGGTCTATGTGGTGAATGCAATCGTGGAGCTGGTAACCCAGCCGAACGCGGGCGATTGCGTCCTGTTTGGCGATTATGATGGAAATGAGATCGTATCGTTCGACGACCAGATTGGCGCCCACGGATCGGCAGGGGGTGATCAGGTCTACCCGTTTCTCATTGCGCCCAGGTGGCTCGACGTGGAAAACGCGGTGATGGAGAACGCCCGGGACATGCACCGGGTGGTGCTGTCACGGTACCCGCGAGCTGTCAGCGACTGA
- the ggt gene encoding gamma-glutamyltransferase translates to MNNQRVWLGVLSAIAAACSPGTIPREPRAVIYPADVPERVAATFPAGWRFPSGSAKATVAEHAMVASSSRLSSEAGIEILKAGGNAIDAAVAVGFALAVVYPEAGNIGGGGYMVIRMADGRTAAIDYREIAPLASFRDMYLDASGRLTGAGVTGRAASGVPGAVAGLTEALSKYGSMPLARVMAPAIRMATDGFIVDSTLSRSVAGKASLISQFAGAGIFLPGGRPIVPGTRIFQPELAMTLNLIARNGAAGFYRGRVAELVAAEMQRDCPAGVTPRTRAANGCGIITTRDMEQYKAAWREPIRTNYRGYTVLSMPPSSSGGITVGETLNILEGFERMPAFGSAGYFHLAGSSFQRAFMDRNALLGDPAFVKIPRARLESKEYARSLRLGIKADRATPTSALAAPLREGSETTHYSVVDATGNAVSTTTTINSLYGSGVLIRGAGFFMNNEMDDFASQPGRPNQFGLVQGESNAIAPGKRMLSAMSPTIVLDPRGGLLLVIGGRGGPRIITSTAEVILNVIDHRMNLSDAMSAPRIHHQALPDSMRYERGGLDAGTVDRLIRMGHALSEQSTIGASIVAIKRISTGYEGMDDPRSNGAAVGY, encoded by the coding sequence TTGAACAACCAGAGGGTCTGGCTTGGCGTGCTGTCCGCGATCGCAGCTGCATGTTCACCCGGGACGATACCCCGCGAGCCGCGAGCCGTCATTTACCCCGCCGATGTACCTGAGCGCGTCGCTGCGACTTTTCCGGCGGGATGGCGATTTCCCTCGGGTTCTGCGAAAGCCACTGTTGCGGAACACGCAATGGTTGCGAGCAGCAGCCGCCTTTCGAGTGAGGCAGGAATCGAGATTCTGAAGGCCGGTGGGAACGCCATCGATGCCGCCGTGGCTGTCGGTTTTGCGCTGGCCGTGGTTTATCCGGAGGCGGGCAACATCGGTGGTGGTGGCTACATGGTCATTCGGATGGCGGACGGCCGAACCGCCGCGATCGATTACAGGGAAATTGCGCCCCTCGCCTCATTTCGGGACATGTACCTCGATGCCTCGGGAAGACTGACCGGGGCAGGGGTCACTGGCCGTGCCGCATCCGGGGTACCCGGAGCTGTCGCTGGATTGACCGAGGCACTGAGCAAGTACGGCTCGATGCCGCTGGCGAGGGTAATGGCACCCGCAATCAGGATGGCGACCGATGGGTTTATCGTCGACAGCACACTTTCGAGGTCAGTTGCGGGCAAGGCTTCGCTGATTTCGCAGTTTGCAGGAGCTGGCATTTTTCTGCCGGGCGGCAGGCCAATCGTGCCGGGGACAAGAATATTCCAGCCTGAGCTCGCCATGACGCTGAATCTGATAGCACGAAACGGCGCCGCAGGATTTTATCGCGGCCGGGTTGCCGAGCTGGTTGCGGCTGAGATGCAGCGCGATTGCCCAGCCGGTGTTACGCCGAGAACACGGGCCGCCAACGGTTGCGGGATTATCACGACCCGAGACATGGAGCAGTACAAAGCGGCGTGGCGTGAACCGATCAGGACGAACTATCGCGGCTATACTGTCTTGTCGATGCCCCCGTCGTCGTCCGGCGGGATCACTGTCGGTGAAACGCTGAACATCCTCGAAGGGTTCGAGCGGATGCCCGCGTTCGGCAGCGCTGGGTACTTCCATCTCGCGGGCTCGTCGTTCCAGCGTGCATTCATGGACAGGAATGCGCTGCTTGGCGATCCTGCCTTCGTGAAAATTCCGCGCGCCAGGCTGGAGAGCAAGGAGTATGCGCGCTCCCTGCGTCTCGGTATCAAGGCCGATCGCGCCACGCCGACTTCTGCATTGGCGGCGCCTCTGCGCGAGGGTAGCGAAACAACTCACTATTCGGTCGTCGATGCAACCGGTAACGCAGTCTCGACAACGACCACGATCAACAGCCTTTATGGATCCGGTGTACTGATCCGCGGCGCCGGATTTTTCATGAACAACGAGATGGATGATTTTGCTTCACAGCCGGGCCGGCCCAATCAGTTTGGGCTCGTACAGGGCGAAAGCAATGCAATTGCGCCAGGCAAGCGAATGCTCAGCGCCATGTCTCCAACGATCGTGCTCGACCCGCGCGGCGGCCTGCTGCTGGTCATAGGCGGGCGCGGTGGCCCGAGAATAATCACCAGCACCGCTGAAGTGATTCTCAATGTGATCGATCACCGTATGAACCTGTCGGATGCCATGAGTGCGCCGCGAATTCATCATCAGGCGCTTCCGGACTCAATGCGGTACGAGCGCGGCGGCCTTGATGCCGGCACGGTCGACCGGCTGATACGGATGGGCCATGCGCTTTCAGAGCAGTCCACCATCGGCGCCAGCATCGTTGCCATAAAGCGGATTTCCACCGGGTACGAGGGAATGGACGATCCTCGTTCAAACGGAGCGGCAGTCGGTTACTGA
- the priA gene encoding primosomal protein N', whose product MRQRATSLVEVAIPVPLFQTFTYALDPDERRIPTAGSRVLVPFRNRRKIGICLGQADGATEMRQEAKQVIEVPDDGPVISANMLSLGQWIAEYYIVPIGIALRSVLPAAMTGAGQPQPTRKTHRVVRLLDDLPTLTHREKAFARAPQQRAVFEMLESLGGTSTLEHLLGQLAFSPSVLKGLEKRRLIGIDAEAVDRDPFASRAIKPPTLHVPTDAQQRAIDATAAGNDGEVFLLHGITGSGKTLVYIELLREIVGNRGKTAIVLVPEIALTPQTVDRFRSVFGDQIAVLHSALSDGERYDAWRALQRGDKRIAVGARSAVFAPMSNLGAIIVDEEHESSYKQGENPRYHAREVAIVRARAEGAIVVLGSATPSLESWTNAVGGKYSLLTLPARVGGGSLPRVGVIDLRRQPLPSGQPVSGYGVTYGNVIREELDGALTETMRRGDQSILLLNRRGYSAFVQCNDCGDVVVCPNCSITLTHHRAPERLLCHYCAYQDAVRDSCARCGGLTLNNRGLGTQQVERLLADRFPGARIARMDVDTTSGKWAHTEILDRVGAGAIDILLGTQMIAKGLDFPDVTLVGVIDADVGINLPDFRASERCFQLLSQVAGRAGRGVKGGRVLIQTRVPGHHAVVCAVAHDYHTFVREELDGRVNPAYPPNVRLVNIVFSGTNAEATAILATRASEWMRELIASQTAGAVGIVGPAPCPIERVKTRWRWHLLLKSAQAAELTRVSRYFMERFPVPMALRVTLDRDPVALL is encoded by the coding sequence ATGAGGCAACGGGCGACGTCACTGGTGGAAGTGGCCATTCCAGTGCCGCTGTTTCAGACTTTCACGTATGCGCTCGATCCTGACGAGCGCCGAATCCCGACGGCGGGATCGCGAGTGCTCGTACCCTTTCGAAACCGCCGCAAGATCGGAATCTGCCTCGGTCAGGCGGACGGTGCGACAGAAATGCGACAAGAGGCGAAGCAGGTCATCGAAGTGCCCGACGACGGGCCTGTAATCAGCGCGAACATGCTTTCTCTGGGGCAATGGATTGCAGAGTACTACATCGTGCCCATCGGCATCGCGCTTCGCTCCGTGCTGCCGGCGGCGATGACCGGCGCGGGTCAGCCACAGCCGACGCGCAAAACCCATCGCGTCGTTCGCCTGCTGGATGATCTGCCCACTCTCACCCACCGGGAGAAAGCGTTTGCGCGTGCACCGCAGCAGCGCGCGGTGTTCGAGATGCTCGAGTCACTGGGAGGCACGAGTACTCTGGAACATCTTCTGGGACAGCTCGCGTTCTCGCCGTCGGTTCTCAAGGGTCTTGAAAAACGGAGGCTCATCGGCATTGATGCCGAGGCTGTGGACCGGGATCCGTTCGCGTCGCGCGCGATAAAACCGCCGACCCTACATGTGCCAACCGATGCACAGCAGCGCGCGATTGACGCGACCGCCGCTGGAAATGACGGAGAAGTGTTTCTGCTTCACGGAATTACGGGCAGCGGCAAGACACTCGTTTACATCGAGTTGTTGCGTGAGATCGTCGGGAATCGCGGGAAGACCGCAATCGTGCTGGTTCCTGAGATTGCGCTCACTCCCCAGACCGTCGACAGATTCCGTTCAGTTTTCGGCGATCAGATTGCTGTGCTCCATTCGGCTCTCAGCGACGGCGAGCGATACGACGCGTGGCGGGCACTGCAGCGGGGTGACAAGCGCATCGCCGTTGGCGCACGCTCGGCGGTCTTCGCTCCAATGTCCAACCTCGGAGCAATCATCGTCGACGAGGAGCACGAGTCGAGCTACAAGCAGGGCGAGAATCCCCGCTATCACGCCCGGGAGGTGGCAATCGTCCGCGCCAGAGCCGAGGGCGCAATCGTGGTGCTCGGCAGTGCGACGCCCTCGCTGGAGTCATGGACGAACGCCGTTGGCGGGAAGTACTCATTGCTGACGCTGCCGGCGCGTGTCGGCGGCGGGAGTCTGCCGCGGGTCGGCGTGATCGATCTGCGCCGCCAGCCGTTGCCCTCCGGGCAACCCGTCAGCGGGTACGGTGTGACATACGGCAACGTGATCCGGGAGGAGCTCGATGGCGCATTGACGGAAACCATGCGCCGTGGCGACCAATCCATCCTGCTTCTCAACCGCCGGGGATACTCGGCTTTCGTTCAGTGTAACGATTGCGGTGATGTAGTGGTGTGTCCCAACTGCAGTATCACGCTGACACATCACCGCGCGCCCGAGCGCCTGTTGTGCCACTATTGCGCGTACCAGGACGCAGTGCGTGACTCGTGCGCGCGTTGTGGAGGACTTACGCTGAACAATCGTGGGCTTGGCACCCAGCAGGTGGAGAGGCTGCTTGCCGACCGGTTTCCAGGCGCACGGATCGCGCGCATGGATGTGGATACAACGAGTGGCAAGTGGGCGCACACTGAAATCCTCGACAGGGTTGGGGCCGGAGCGATAGATATTCTTCTGGGTACGCAGATGATCGCCAAAGGGCTCGACTTTCCCGATGTGACGCTCGTCGGGGTGATCGATGCGGATGTGGGGATCAATCTCCCGGACTTCCGCGCCTCGGAACGATGTTTCCAGTTGCTCAGCCAGGTTGCGGGACGCGCCGGGCGTGGCGTCAAAGGCGGGCGGGTGCTGATTCAGACGCGAGTCCCGGGACATCACGCGGTCGTCTGCGCGGTTGCACACGATTATCACACGTTCGTGCGCGAGGAGCTCGACGGTCGGGTAAATCCAGCGTATCCGCCGAACGTGCGACTGGTGAACATCGTTTTCAGCGGGACGAACGCCGAGGCAACCGCTATTCTTGCGACGCGGGCGTCGGAATGGATGCGGGAGCTCATTGCGTCGCAGACGGCGGGCGCGGTCGGCATTGTCGGGCCAGCCCCATGCCCGATCGAGCGCGTCAAGACGCGCTGGCGCTGGCACCTTCTGCTGAAATCGGCGCAGGCGGCGGAACTGACGCGCGTATCCCGTTATTTCATGGAGCGGTTTCCGGTGCCGATGGCACTTCGCGTCACGCTCGATCGCGATCCGGTAGCATTGTTGTAG
- a CDS encoding response regulator, which yields MPGRIFLVEDSVMVSGAIRTLLKASGYEVDLAATAADAIAVDASTPHDLMLLDLTLPDADGLSVIGGLRARGLLPRSVLALTGHADLATRQRCISAGCDEVLVKPVPLRQLLQLIAERMA from the coding sequence GTGCCGGGGCGGATATTTCTCGTCGAAGACAGCGTGATGGTATCGGGCGCTATTCGCACGCTACTCAAAGCCAGTGGCTACGAGGTAGACCTGGCGGCAACTGCAGCCGACGCGATTGCCGTCGATGCATCGACACCCCACGACCTGATGCTGCTGGACCTTACCCTTCCGGACGCTGACGGATTGTCCGTAATCGGCGGACTCAGAGCCCGCGGATTGCTACCACGGTCCGTCCTTGCATTGACCGGTCACGCTGATCTGGCGACACGACAGCGGTGCATTTCGGCTGGATGCGATGAGGTGCTGGTCAAGCCGGTCCCGCTGCGACAGCTTCTGCAGCTCATCGCCGAAAGAATGGCGTGA
- a CDS encoding HAMP domain-containing sensor histidine kinase: MPEPRDLNGSGGRHATASASTRLETELAASQRVIQELVERDALKTQFLSNISHDLRTPLTAIITHAEILRDGILGEMPHQQRESISVIIAGGRQLLEMISEILVHARESSEPVGLDTTAFRVDDIVHEVTVLNQSLAARKGVMLERHIASDLPPLRADWTKLVHVLTNLLGNAFDFTPPGGRVWIRACRAHEDPARMILLEVGDTGPGIAAEHHDLIFREFAQVDSSASRAHHGTGLGLTIARRYVELHGGRIWVESELGAGSRFFFTLPAGCDQ, encoded by the coding sequence TTGCCTGAGCCGCGTGACCTGAACGGCAGCGGCGGCCGGCACGCCACAGCGTCGGCAAGCACACGTCTCGAGACTGAGCTGGCGGCGTCTCAGCGTGTGATACAGGAACTCGTGGAAAGAGATGCGCTCAAGACGCAGTTTCTGTCCAACATCTCGCACGACCTCAGGACGCCGCTCACCGCCATCATCACGCACGCCGAGATTCTGCGTGACGGGATCCTCGGAGAAATGCCTCATCAGCAGCGTGAGAGTATTTCGGTCATCATCGCTGGCGGGCGTCAGCTGCTCGAGATGATATCCGAGATCCTGGTGCACGCCCGGGAGTCGAGCGAACCCGTCGGATTGGACACGACGGCTTTTCGCGTCGACGATATTGTGCATGAAGTGACCGTGCTGAACCAGTCACTCGCAGCCCGGAAGGGCGTAATGCTCGAGCGCCACATTGCCAGCGACCTTCCCCCTCTCAGGGCGGACTGGACCAAACTCGTTCACGTGCTGACGAACCTGTTGGGCAACGCGTTCGATTTTACCCCCCCTGGCGGACGGGTATGGATCAGGGCCTGCCGCGCTCACGAAGATCCGGCTCGCATGATCCTGCTCGAAGTTGGCGACACCGGACCAGGCATTGCCGCAGAACACCACGATCTAATTTTCCGGGAGTTCGCGCAGGTCGACTCTTCCGCGTCCCGCGCCCATCATGGCACGGGCCTCGGATTGACAATCGCGCGGCGGTATGTGGAGCTGCATGGCGGACGAATCTGGGTGGAGAGCGAGCTGGGTGCGGGCAGCAGGTTTTTTTTCACACTGCCGGCTGGCTGTGATCAGTAG